The genomic region GGCAAGCACGCCACAAAAGCCGAGGCCGACGAAAAATCCAAGGATGCGAATCATCTATCGAAACCCCTTATTCGGCCGCTGCGGGCTGGGCCGCAGTGGTGTCTTTGCCAAGCACGGCCTCGGTGATCGAGTTGGGCAACGGCGAGGGCCGCTCCGTCCGTGAAATCAAAGGCAGGATGATCAGGAAATGTGCGAAATAGTAGATCGAGCCGATCTGGCTGAGCATTACATAAGGCTCTTCAGCCGGCGCGCCGCCCAGATAACCGAGCAAGGCAATGTCGGCGATCAGGACCCAGAACCAGATCTTGAACTTCGGCCGGAACTTGCCCGAACGCACCGGTGACTTGTCGAGCCATGGCAGGAAGAAGAGCAACAGGATCGATGCGAACATCGCCAATACGCCCCACAGCTTGGCCGGCAGGATGAAGTCTACCGTGAAGGCTCGCAGGATCGCGTAGAAGGGCCAGAAATACCATTCCGGAACAATATGAGCCGGCGTCGAGAGCGGGTTCGCCTCGATATAATTGTCGGCATGGCCGAGATAGTTCGGCGCAAAGAATGTCATGATCGCAAGCAGGATCAGGAATATGCCAACGCCGAAACCGTCCTTCGCGGTATAGTAAGGATGGAATGGCAGCGTATCCTGCGGCCCTTTCACATCGATACCGGTCGGGTTGCTCGATCCGGGAAGATGCAACGCCCAGATGTGCAGGATGATGCAGCCGGCAATCACAAATGGCAGCAGATAGTGCAGCGAGAAGAAACGATTGAGCGCAGCATTATCCGGCGCAAATCCGCCGAGCAGCCATTGCTGGATCGATTCACCGACAAGCGGGATCGCGGCAAACAGGCCGGTGATAACCTGGGTCGCCCAGAAGCTCATCTGACCCCAGGGAAGCACATAGCCCATGAAAGCGGTGGCCATCATCAAGAGGAAGATCACAAGGCCCAGCAGCCAGACCATCTCGCGCGGCGCCTTGTAGGAACCGTAATAGAGACCGCGGAAAATGTGGATATAGACCACCAGGAAGAAGAAACTCGCCCCGTTGGCGTGCAGATAGCGGAGCAGCCAGCCGGAATTTACGTTCCGCATGATATGCTCAACCGAAGCAAAAGCGATATCGGCGTTCGCGGCATAGTGCATCGCCAGGATCACACCGGTGACGATCTGGATGACCAGCGCGAGGCCGGCAAGGACACCGAAGTTCCAGAAATAGTTCAGGTTCCGCGGAACCGGATAGCCGGCACCAACGGAGTTATAAACGAGCCGCGGCAATGGCAGCCGCTCGTCCATCCACTTCATGAACGGATTTTTCGGGGTATATTGTTCTGCCCAGGGGAAACTCATAATGGTCTGCCTTACCCGATCGTTACGGTTGTGTCGGAGGTGAACGCATATTCCGGCACGACAAGATTGGTCGGCGCCGGGCCTT from Parasphingopyxis sp. CP4 harbors:
- a CDS encoding cytochrome b/b6; translation: MSFPWAEQYTPKNPFMKWMDERLPLPRLVYNSVGAGYPVPRNLNYFWNFGVLAGLALVIQIVTGVILAMHYAANADIAFASVEHIMRNVNSGWLLRYLHANGASFFFLVVYIHIFRGLYYGSYKAPREMVWLLGLVIFLLMMATAFMGYVLPWGQMSFWATQVITGLFAAIPLVGESIQQWLLGGFAPDNAALNRFFSLHYLLPFVIAGCIILHIWALHLPGSSNPTGIDVKGPQDTLPFHPYYTAKDGFGVGIFLILLAIMTFFAPNYLGHADNYIEANPLSTPAHIVPEWYFWPFYAILRAFTVDFILPAKLWGVLAMFASILLLFFLPWLDKSPVRSGKFRPKFKIWFWVLIADIALLGYLGGAPAEEPYVMLSQIGSIYYFAHFLIILPLISRTERPSPLPNSITEAVLGKDTTAAQPAAAE